In Erigeron canadensis isolate Cc75 chromosome 1, C_canadensis_v1, whole genome shotgun sequence, a single window of DNA contains:
- the LOC122608820 gene encoding transcription factor MYB78 yields the protein MNNNNSNCMEMSGSEDDDQMNMMEDLRRGPWTVEEDFTLINYIAHHGEGRWNSLARCAGLKRTGKSCRLRWLNYLRPDVRRGNITLEEQLLILELHSRWGNRWSKIAQHLPGRTDNEIKNYWRTRVQKHAKQLKCDVNSKQFKDTMRYLWMPRLVERIQAAATTTTTTGGGSSSSTTSTTTTNSYPLNPSNNMESNNNSIVTSQLVLPQGNNNNNCSSNNYGNNNTQMITPSSYTTTDNSSNTAVSPVSDLTECYYPAANQSQNHQDFFQHNNNNNSISSGFNNDTLISPSACYYNQGMDFQGYVEQNNHQWSNGGDDFSDNLWNVEDIWYLKQQFNM from the exons ATGAATAACAACAATAGCAATTGTATGGAAATGAGTGGAAGCGAAGATGATGATCAGATGAACATGATGGAAGACCTTAGAAGAGGGCCATGGACGGTTGAAGAAGATTTCACTCTCATCAATTACATCGCTCATCATGGTGAAGGCCGATGGAATTCTCTTGCTCGTTGTGCCG GACTCAAAAGGACCGGCAAAAGTTGCCGATTAAGGTGGTTGAATTATTTACGTCCCGATGTTCGTCGTGGAAATATTACTCTTGAAGAACAACTCTTGATTCTTGAACTCCATTCTCGTTGGGGCAATAG GTGGTCGAAAATAGCACAACACTTGCCAGGAAGAACAGATAACGAGATAAAGAATTACTGGAGAACACGAGTTCAAAAGCATGCAAAACAATTAAAATGTGACGTGAATAGCAAGCAATTTAAGGATACCATGAGGTATCTATGGATGCCACGGCTCGTCGAGAGAATTCAAGcagctgccaccaccaccaccaccaccggtgGCGGATCCAGCTCCTCAACCACCTCGACAACAACAACCAATTCATACCCACTAAACCCAAGCAACAACATGGAGAGCAACAATAATAGTATTGTGACAAGCCAATTAGTATTGCCACAAggcaataataacaataattgtTCATCAAATAATTATGGGAACAATAATACACAAATGATCACTCCAAGCAGCTACACAACTACAGATAATTCTAGCAACACCGCGGTGTCACCTGTCTCTGACTTAACCGAATGTTACTATCCAGCTGCAAATCAAAGCCAGAATCATCAAGACTTCTTTcaacacaataataataataattcgaTTAGTAGCGGATTTAACAACGACACGCTTATTAGCCCCTCGGCTTGTTACTATAATCAAGGTATGGATTTTCAAGGCTATGTAGAGCAAAACAACCACCAATGGAGCAATGGAGGTGATGATTTCTCAGACAACTTGTGGAACGTTGAGGATATTTGGTATCTAAAACAGCAATTCAACATGTGA